A window of Bradyrhizobium sp. AZCC 1610 contains these coding sequences:
- a CDS encoding methyl-accepting chemotaxis protein, which yields MFAMMHRARMTVGRKIYALICLSFIGLLGVTFLESRELASSLDQQKQIELRHLGDLALGIIKEEHAAVQKGGVSDADAQKRAMARIAALRYGSNDYFWINDMHPKMVMHPIRAEMNGNDLSSYKDPNGKLLFVDFVDTVKKSGSGFVPYEWPKPGFNTPQPKLSYVVGFAPWNWVVGTGVYIDDLKAQTWASTQRSLIVAGVILLFTLVVSIFVARSVTGPLQRMTAAMNDLASGNLAVEVPGVGRGDEVGEMAKAVEIFKSNAVARQTLEAEQREAEIRATSGRKADMHKMANDFEAAVGQIVEAVSSASSQLEVSAGTLTATAERAQELATTVAAASEEASTNVQSVASATEEMASSVTEISRQVQDSARMASDAVGQARTTTERVSELSKAATRIGDVVELINTIAGQTNLLALNATIEAARAGEAGRGFAVVASEVKALAEQTAKATGEIGQQITGIQAATQESVNAIQAISGTIEKLSEISSTIAAAVEEQGAATQEISRNVQQAATGTQQVSSNITDVQRGASETGSASSQVLAAAQSLSGDSNRLKLEVGRFLDSVRAA from the coding sequence ATGTTTGCAATGATGCATCGGGCCAGGATGACCGTTGGCCGAAAGATTTATGCCCTCATCTGCCTCAGCTTCATCGGGCTCCTGGGCGTGACCTTTCTCGAATCGCGCGAATTGGCATCGAGCCTCGACCAGCAGAAACAGATCGAGCTGCGGCACCTCGGTGACCTCGCGCTCGGCATCATCAAGGAAGAGCATGCCGCGGTGCAGAAGGGCGGCGTTTCGGACGCCGACGCCCAGAAGCGCGCGATGGCGCGGATCGCGGCGCTCCGCTACGGCAGCAACGACTATTTCTGGATCAACGACATGCATCCGAAAATGGTGATGCATCCGATCAGGGCCGAGATGAACGGCAACGATCTGTCGAGCTACAAGGATCCGAACGGCAAGCTGCTGTTCGTCGACTTCGTCGATACGGTCAAAAAGAGCGGCTCAGGCTTCGTTCCCTATGAGTGGCCCAAGCCGGGCTTCAACACGCCGCAGCCGAAATTGTCCTACGTGGTCGGCTTCGCGCCGTGGAACTGGGTCGTCGGCACCGGCGTCTACATCGACGACCTGAAGGCGCAGACCTGGGCTTCGACCCAGCGGTCCCTGATCGTTGCCGGCGTGATCCTGCTGTTTACGCTCGTGGTGTCGATCTTCGTGGCGCGTAGCGTCACCGGTCCGCTGCAACGGATGACGGCCGCGATGAATGATCTCGCCAGCGGCAATCTTGCCGTCGAGGTGCCCGGCGTCGGACGCGGCGACGAGGTCGGCGAGATGGCCAAGGCAGTCGAGATCTTCAAGAGCAATGCCGTCGCCCGTCAGACGCTGGAGGCCGAGCAGCGCGAAGCGGAGATCCGCGCGACGAGCGGTCGCAAGGCGGACATGCACAAGATGGCCAACGATTTCGAAGCCGCCGTCGGCCAGATCGTCGAAGCGGTATCGTCGGCATCGAGCCAGCTCGAAGTATCCGCGGGCACGCTGACCGCGACCGCGGAACGCGCGCAGGAACTCGCAACAACGGTCGCGGCGGCCTCCGAGGAAGCCTCGACCAATGTGCAGTCGGTGGCGTCGGCCACTGAGGAGATGGCGTCGTCCGTCACCGAGATCAGCCGTCAGGTCCAGGACTCGGCGCGAATGGCTTCTGACGCCGTCGGCCAGGCCCGTACCACCACCGAGCGTGTCAGCGAACTATCGAAAGCGGCAACCCGCATCGGCGACGTCGTCGAGCTGATCAACACCATCGCGGGCCAGACCAACCTGCTTGCGCTCAACGCCACCATCGAGGCGGCGCGCGCCGGCGAAGCAGGCCGCGGCTTCGCGGTCGTGGCGTCCGAGGTAAAGGCGCTGGCCGAGCAGACCGCAAAGGCCACCGGCGAGATCGGCCAGCAGATCACCGGCATCCAGGCCGCGACCCAGGAATCCGTGAACGCGATCCAGGCGATCAGCGGCACCATCGAGAAGCTGTCGGAGATCTCGTCGACCATCGCAGCGGCCGTGGAAGAACAGGGTGCCGCGACGCAGGAAATCTCGCGCAACGTGCAGCAGGCGGCGACGGGTACCCAGCAGGTGTCCTCCAATATTACCGACGTGCAGCGCGGCGCCAGCGAAACCGGATCGGCGTCCTCGCAGGTGCTTGCGGCGGCGCAATCGCTGTCGGGCGACTCCAACCGCCTCAAGCTCGAGGTCGGCAGGTTCCTCGACTCGGTGCGGGCGGCCTGA
- a CDS encoding helix-turn-helix domain-containing protein — translation MMDDAGSLILNGVEARAPTLLMVKGRAQCEIVEQQANLVALVNFDSIDDRGWPGELDRAQLIATEPAKFEALRTTLRDVLMLASHSPDTLAQPDVIGSVEESILQAVDLAMAAASPASEGKRLSLSHYLALVRKFDEFVAANAGKTLYSADVARQLGVSVRTLHNAVVAIRGMSMHRYMRLRRLWNVRQQLLRGASPQSIKAVALVNGFWHMGEFTALYRELFGETPQQTLSAARKNTDSQS, via the coding sequence ATGATGGACGATGCGGGTTCGCTGATCCTGAATGGTGTGGAGGCCCGCGCGCCGACGTTGCTGATGGTCAAGGGCAGGGCGCAATGCGAGATCGTGGAGCAGCAGGCCAATCTGGTCGCCCTGGTGAATTTCGATTCCATCGATGATCGCGGCTGGCCGGGCGAGCTCGACCGCGCTCAGCTGATCGCAACGGAACCCGCCAAGTTCGAGGCACTTCGCACGACATTGCGCGATGTCCTGATGCTCGCGTCGCATTCGCCCGATACACTCGCTCAGCCTGATGTGATCGGGAGTGTTGAAGAATCGATCTTGCAGGCGGTCGATCTGGCGATGGCTGCGGCGTCGCCGGCGTCCGAAGGCAAGCGCCTGAGCCTGAGCCACTATCTGGCGCTGGTCCGGAAATTCGACGAGTTCGTTGCCGCGAACGCCGGCAAGACACTGTACAGCGCCGACGTGGCACGACAGCTTGGGGTCTCGGTACGGACGCTGCATAACGCCGTGGTTGCCATTCGCGGCATGAGCATGCATCGTTATATGCGGCTGCGGCGGCTGTGGAACGTGCGTCAGCAACTGCTGCGGGGGGCGTCGCCGCAATCGATCAAGGCGGTCGCGCTCGTGAACGGCTTCTGGCACATGGGCGAGTTCACTGCGCTGTATCGCGAGTTGTTTGGCGAAACGCCGCAGCAGACCTTGTCGGCGGCACGTAAGAATACGGACAGTCAGTCGTGA
- a CDS encoding methyl-accepting chemotaxis protein: protein MSRLILNLSIGAKLGIASGLGVLLVVVMVVSQMRANAAMRDADMRKSAQQTIARDGVDAKASIRGMQTGVRDLRLANSAADLQKANDYLAARLKSVNRFADEMLQLSAPGETRARTEKLKTRAADYAKAAQQIASVRGEAVAAAGGSDAATRIAKLNEEATRIAREVTLPIAAELESLANQIAESAKQGVDQEAARATREMAAAERESMAVGLCTILLLIGTSVFSFFTIARPMRALSVSMEELAGGNFAVVLPGLGRKDELGAVAGAVEKFKVVSEQKARDEAEAKMKQDQVAAQQRKADMVRLADSFETAVGEIVETVSSASTELEASAGTLTATAERAQQVTTMVAAASEEASTNVQSVASATEELSSSVNEISRQVQESARMAGEAVDQARHTNDRVSELSKAAARIGDVVELINTIAGQTNLLALNATIEAARAGEAGRGFAVVASEVKALAEQTAKATGEIGQQITSIQGATQESVNAIQAISGTIERLSEIASTIAAAVEEQGAATQEISRNVQQAAQGTQQVSSNISDVQRGASETGSASSHVLSAAQSLSSDSNRLKLEVGKFLDTVRAA from the coding sequence ATGTCCCGTCTCATTCTGAATCTGTCGATCGGTGCCAAGCTCGGCATCGCCTCGGGCCTCGGTGTCCTGCTCGTCGTCGTGATGGTGGTCAGCCAGATGCGGGCCAACGCGGCGATGCGCGACGCGGATATGCGCAAGTCGGCGCAGCAGACGATCGCGCGAGATGGGGTGGACGCGAAGGCGTCGATTCGCGGCATGCAGACCGGCGTCCGTGATCTCCGTCTCGCAAACAGTGCGGCAGATCTGCAGAAGGCCAATGACTATCTGGCGGCGCGGCTCAAATCGGTGAACCGTTTTGCCGACGAGATGCTGCAATTGTCTGCCCCCGGAGAAACCCGCGCACGCACCGAGAAGCTCAAGACCAGGGCAGCAGACTATGCGAAAGCAGCCCAACAGATCGCATCGGTTCGCGGTGAAGCCGTAGCTGCGGCGGGCGGGTCCGACGCCGCCACGCGGATTGCCAAACTGAATGAAGAAGCGACCCGGATTGCCCGCGAAGTGACGCTGCCGATCGCGGCCGAACTGGAATCTCTCGCCAACCAGATCGCCGAGTCAGCGAAGCAGGGTGTGGATCAGGAAGCGGCCCGGGCCACTCGGGAAATGGCCGCCGCCGAACGGGAGTCCATGGCAGTCGGTCTCTGCACGATCCTCCTCTTGATCGGCACTTCCGTGTTCTCGTTCTTCACGATCGCCCGCCCGATGCGCGCGCTGAGCGTGTCGATGGAGGAACTCGCGGGTGGCAACTTCGCAGTAGTGTTGCCCGGCCTGGGACGCAAGGACGAACTCGGCGCCGTCGCCGGTGCCGTCGAGAAGTTCAAGGTCGTCTCGGAACAGAAGGCGCGCGACGAGGCCGAAGCCAAGATGAAGCAGGACCAGGTCGCAGCGCAGCAGCGCAAGGCCGATATGGTCAGGCTGGCGGATTCTTTTGAGACAGCGGTCGGCGAGATCGTCGAAACCGTGTCGTCGGCGTCTACCGAACTCGAAGCTTCCGCCGGCACGCTGACGGCAACCGCCGAGCGCGCGCAGCAAGTGACGACCATGGTGGCCGCGGCTTCGGAAGAAGCATCCACCAACGTGCAGTCGGTGGCATCGGCGACAGAGGAGCTGTCTTCCTCGGTTAACGAGATCAGCCGCCAGGTCCAGGAATCGGCGCGGATGGCCGGCGAGGCCGTGGACCAGGCCCGTCACACCAACGACCGCGTCAGCGAATTGTCGAAGGCGGCCGCCCGCATCGGCGACGTGGTCGAACTCATCAACACCATCGCCGGCCAGACCAATCTCCTGGCGCTCAATGCCACCATCGAGGCCGCGCGTGCCGGTGAAGCCGGCCGCGGTTTTGCCGTCGTGGCCTCCGAAGTGAAGGCGCTCGCCGAACAAACCGCAAAGGCCACCGGCGAGATCGGCCAGCAGATTACCAGTATCCAGGGCGCGACCCAGGAGTCGGTGAACGCGATCCAGGCAATCAGCGGCACCATCGAACGGCTGTCGGAGATCGCATCGACGATAGCGGCGGCGGTGGAGGAGCAGGGCGCAGCGACGCAGGAAATCTCCCGCAACGTGCAGCAGGCGGCTCAGGGCACCCAGCAGGTCTCCTCCAACATCTCCGACGTGCAGCGCGGCGCCAGCGAGACCGGCTCCGCGTCGTCGCATGTGCTCTCCGCGGCGCAGTCGCTGTCGTCAGACTCCAACCGCCTCAAGCTCGAAGTCGGCAAGTTCCTGGACACGGTGCGGGCGGCTTGA
- a CDS encoding acetyl-CoA acetyltransferase, with translation MPNSPLPEDRIAVIVGVGEIADRPKDIAAGLEPLALLEQAVRRAESDSGAKLIGELGSLDVVNFLSWRYRDPEKQLAARLGANPAHCYYGPVGGESPIRYIHEAAKRIARGECSVAVVCGAEAQSTATKAERSGIALPWTPFAHDVEEPKRGAAFQKPMAVKLGVFRPITVYPLYESATSAHWGQTPREALAESGALWSTYARVASENENSWLKKRFTADEITTPTPENRLIAWPYTKLMVANPTVNMGGAVLLTSLAKARAAGVPEDRLIYPIGGASAEEPRDYLVRDQFYESHPQNAVLKAVMDLVEGDGKKFDAIELYSCFPCVPKMARRTLGLGPDVQPTVTGGLTFFGAPLNTYMTHAAVAMVRKLRQSGKLGLLYGQGGFVTKHHGLVLSREAPKEAIAQDTSVQAEADRNRRKVPDFVTEASGKGKVESFTVIYKGKGEIEHGVVMLRTEGDARALARIPANDAATLKHLLNMDRTPVGSVGDIVTAEDGVLEWRVA, from the coding sequence ATGCCAAACTCCCCCCTCCCCGAAGACCGCATTGCCGTCATCGTCGGCGTTGGCGAAATCGCCGACCGGCCCAAGGACATCGCCGCCGGCCTCGAGCCGCTGGCGCTGCTCGAACAAGCCGTGCGGCGCGCAGAATCGGACAGCGGAGCAAAACTGATCGGCGAGCTCGGCTCGCTCGACGTCGTCAATTTCCTGAGCTGGCGCTACCGCGATCCGGAGAAGCAGCTTGCGGCACGGCTCGGCGCCAATCCGGCACATTGCTATTATGGCCCGGTCGGCGGCGAGAGCCCGATCCGCTACATTCATGAAGCAGCAAAGCGCATCGCGCGCGGCGAGTGCAGCGTGGCCGTGGTCTGCGGCGCGGAGGCGCAATCGACCGCGACCAAGGCCGAGCGCAGCGGCATCGCGCTGCCCTGGACGCCGTTCGCGCATGACGTCGAGGAGCCGAAGCGCGGCGCGGCGTTCCAGAAACCGATGGCGGTGAAGCTCGGCGTCTTCCGCCCCATCACGGTCTACCCGCTGTATGAATCCGCAACATCAGCACATTGGGGCCAAACCCCGCGCGAGGCGCTGGCGGAATCCGGTGCGCTGTGGTCGACCTATGCGCGCGTCGCTTCCGAGAATGAAAATTCTTGGCTGAAGAAGCGCTTTACAGCTGACGAGATCACCACGCCCACACCGGAAAACCGCCTGATCGCCTGGCCGTACACAAAACTGATGGTGGCCAATCCGACCGTGAACATGGGTGGCGCGGTGCTGCTGACGTCGCTGGCGAAGGCCCGGGCGGCCGGCGTGCCCGAAGATCGCCTGATCTATCCGATCGGCGGCGCCTCGGCGGAAGAGCCGCGCGATTATCTCGTGCGCGACCAGTTCTACGAAAGTCACCCGCAGAACGCCGTGCTGAAGGCAGTAATGGACCTCGTCGAGGGCGACGGCAAAAAATTCGACGCCATCGAGCTTTATAGCTGCTTTCCCTGCGTGCCCAAGATGGCACGGCGAACGCTCGGCCTCGGCCCCGACGTGCAGCCGACGGTAACCGGCGGCCTGACCTTCTTCGGCGCGCCGCTCAACACCTATATGACGCATGCGGCCGTCGCGATGGTGCGCAAGCTTCGTCAAAGCGGCAAGCTCGGCCTGCTCTACGGCCAAGGCGGCTTCGTCACCAAACATCACGGGCTGGTGCTGTCGCGCGAGGCGCCGAAAGAGGCGATCGCGCAGGACACCAGCGTACAGGCCGAGGCCGACCGCAATCGCCGCAAGGTGCCGGACTTCGTCACCGAAGCTTCAGGCAAGGGCAAGGTCGAGAGTTTTACGGTGATCTACAAGGGCAAGGGCGAGATCGAGCACGGCGTGGTGATGCTGCGCACCGAGGGCGACGCGCGGGCGCTGGCCCGCATCCCCGCCAATGACGCAGCGACACTGAAGCATTTGCTGAACATGGATCGGACGCCGGTCGGATCGGTCGGCGATATTGTCACGGCAGAAGATGGCGTGCTGGAGTGGCGAGTGGCCTAG
- a CDS encoding nitronate monooxygenase, translating to MKSPICDMLGIEFPLLAFSHCRDVVAAVSRAGGFGVLGATAHSPETIEQELKWIDDHTDGKPYGLDVLIPENISTAGEKDVTWKSLEARISPQHRDFTRDLLKKYGVELTTTNVADNQPQPFDAQRALEVLEVSFRHPIKLIANALGVPPKAMIDMGKKHNVPVAALVGAKEHALRQVAAGVDILVVQGTEAGGHCGEVSTMVLVPEVIKAIKPVRDVPVLAAGGIMTGRQMAACMAMGAAGAWTGSVWLATVESETTEIFREKMIAASSRDAVRSKGRTGKPARQLRSVWTDAWDRGPDSPGALPMPLQSIISRDAFNSIDRAAAAGNVQARDLVTYFVGQGVGLLDSVKSAGAVVQEFKEDFADAVEHMNMLMEE from the coding sequence ATGAAATCGCCAATCTGCGACATGCTGGGAATCGAGTTTCCGCTGCTCGCCTTCAGCCATTGCCGCGACGTGGTCGCGGCCGTCAGCCGCGCCGGCGGCTTTGGCGTGCTGGGCGCGACCGCGCATTCACCGGAGACGATCGAGCAGGAGCTGAAGTGGATCGACGATCACACCGACGGCAAGCCCTACGGGCTCGACGTGCTGATTCCGGAAAACATTTCGACCGCGGGCGAAAAGGACGTCACGTGGAAGAGCCTGGAGGCGCGGATCTCGCCGCAGCATCGCGACTTCACCCGCGACCTGCTGAAGAAATACGGCGTCGAACTGACGACGACCAACGTCGCCGACAACCAGCCGCAGCCGTTCGATGCGCAGCGCGCGCTTGAGGTGCTCGAGGTTTCGTTCCGCCATCCGATCAAGCTGATTGCGAATGCGCTTGGCGTGCCGCCGAAGGCGATGATTGACATGGGCAAGAAACACAATGTTCCGGTCGCGGCGCTGGTCGGCGCCAAGGAACATGCGCTGCGACAGGTCGCGGCCGGTGTCGACATTCTGGTGGTGCAAGGCACCGAGGCCGGCGGCCATTGCGGCGAGGTCTCGACCATGGTGCTGGTGCCCGAGGTGATCAAGGCGATCAAGCCGGTCCGCGACGTGCCGGTGCTGGCCGCCGGCGGCATCATGACCGGACGGCAGATGGCGGCGTGCATGGCGATGGGCGCCGCCGGCGCATGGACCGGATCGGTGTGGCTGGCGACGGTGGAGTCGGAAACCACTGAAATCTTCCGCGAAAAGATGATCGCGGCGTCCTCGCGCGACGCCGTGCGCTCGAAGGGCCGCACCGGCAAGCCGGCGCGGCAATTGCGCTCGGTGTGGACCGACGCGTGGGACCGTGGGCCGGACAGCCCCGGCGCGCTGCCGATGCCGCTGCAGAGCATCATCAGCCGCGACGCCTTCAACTCGATCGACCGCGCCGCCGCCGCCGGCAACGTGCAGGCGCGCGACCTCGTGACCTACTTTGTCGGCCAGGGCGTCGGCCTGCTCGACAGCGTGAAATCGGCCGGCGCCGTGGTGCAGGAATTCAAGGAGGATTTTGCCGACGCGGTGGAGCATATGAATATGTTGATGGAGGAGTGA
- a CDS encoding flavin-containing monooxygenase, translating to MSAMPSAAARPTETYDVVVVGAGFAGMYMLHRLRGQGMTARVFEQGSGVGGTWYWNRYPGARCDVESMQYSYSFSEELQQEWDWSERYAPQPEILKYANHVADRFNLRPDIQFNTRVDSAAFDETTSLWSVSTSDGKTVTAKFVVLATGCLSNARMPDIKGLDRFKGKVYHTGHWPHEEVDFTGQRVGVIGTGSSAIQSVPVIAEQASQLTVFQRTANFSIPARNAALSEQEREKFRANYPEIRRFAREVAKNGIYTEMPDRGALDDGDDERRAKYEARWSRGGLTFMSVYNNLALDKAANDTAANFVREKIAEIVKDPETAKLLQPNNHPIGSKRICIDTEYFASFNRPNVTLVDIRSNPIEEITENAVRVGARDYEVDALVLATGFDAMTGSVAKIDILGRGGQTLNQKWAAGPRTYLGLMSAGFPNLFVITGPGSPSVLSNMIVSIEQHVDWITDCMAYMRDRGLGTMEAATDAEDKWVAHVNEVAYTTLYPQANSWYMGANVPGKPRIFMPYIGGVGPYRQICNDVAAKGYEGFVMERAEAPRKLAASS from the coding sequence ATGTCCGCCATGCCATCCGCCGCCGCCAGACCCACTGAGACTTACGACGTCGTCGTGGTCGGTGCGGGCTTTGCCGGCATGTACATGCTGCACCGGTTGCGCGGGCAGGGGATGACGGCGCGCGTCTTTGAGCAGGGCTCGGGCGTCGGCGGCACCTGGTACTGGAACCGCTATCCCGGCGCGCGCTGCGACGTCGAGAGCATGCAGTATTCCTATTCGTTCTCCGAGGAGCTGCAGCAGGAATGGGACTGGAGCGAGCGTTACGCGCCGCAGCCCGAGATCTTGAAATACGCCAACCACGTCGCCGACCGCTTCAACCTGCGGCCCGACATCCAGTTCAACACCCGCGTCGACAGCGCCGCGTTCGACGAGACGACGTCGCTATGGTCGGTCTCGACCTCCGACGGCAAGACCGTCACGGCAAAATTCGTCGTTCTCGCCACCGGCTGCCTGTCGAACGCGCGGATGCCCGACATCAAGGGTCTCGATCGCTTCAAGGGCAAGGTCTATCACACCGGCCACTGGCCGCATGAAGAAGTCGATTTCACCGGCCAGCGCGTCGGCGTCATCGGCACCGGATCGTCGGCGATCCAGTCGGTGCCGGTCATTGCCGAACAGGCGAGCCAGCTGACGGTATTCCAGCGCACCGCGAATTTTTCTATTCCCGCCCGCAATGCCGCGCTCAGCGAGCAGGAGCGGGAGAAGTTTCGCGCCAACTATCCCGAGATCAGGCGCTTTGCGCGCGAGGTGGCAAAGAACGGCATCTATACCGAAATGCCCGATCGCGGCGCGCTCGATGACGGCGACGACGAGCGCCGCGCGAAATACGAGGCACGCTGGAGCCGCGGCGGGCTCACCTTCATGTCGGTCTACAACAACCTTGCGCTCGACAAGGCGGCCAACGACACCGCCGCGAATTTCGTCCGTGAAAAAATCGCCGAGATCGTCAAGGACCCGGAGACGGCAAAGCTGTTGCAGCCGAACAACCATCCGATCGGCTCAAAGCGCATCTGCATCGACACGGAGTATTTCGCGAGCTTCAACCGCCCCAACGTGACGCTGGTCGACATCAGGTCCAATCCGATCGAGGAGATCACGGAGAATGCCGTGCGCGTCGGCGCCAGGGATTACGAAGTCGATGCGCTGGTGCTGGCGACCGGCTTTGACGCCATGACGGGGTCGGTGGCGAAGATCGACATTCTCGGCCGTGGCGGCCAGACGCTGAACCAGAAATGGGCCGCGGGCCCGCGCACCTATCTCGGCCTGATGAGCGCGGGCTTCCCCAACCTCTTCGTCATCACCGGTCCGGGCAGCCCGTCGGTGCTGTCGAACATGATCGTCTCGATCGAGCAGCACGTCGACTGGATCACCGACTGCATGGCCTATATGCGCGATCGCGGCCTCGGCACGATGGAAGCAGCTACCGACGCCGAAGACAAATGGGTCGCGCATGTCAACGAGGTCGCCTACACCACGCTCTATCCGCAGGCCAATTCCTGGTACATGGGCGCCAACGTCCCCGGCAAGCCCCGGATTTTCATGCCCTATATTGGCGGCGTCGGCCCCTACCGGCAGATCTGCAACGATGTTGCGGCCAAGGGCTATGAAGGGTTTGTGATGGAGAGGGCGGAGGCGCCGCGAAAGTTGGCTGCGTCATCGTAG
- a CDS encoding aminotransferase class V-fold PLP-dependent enzyme yields MLPSQRALFEIPRQICYLNAASYSPLPLRTLEAGRAAVLRKGTPWTLEAGFANAQHERARAAAARLINAEAADIALIPSISYGVATAAKMLPIARGTRVIVLENDHSSPVLEWQTRAEAEGFAVETVRQPDDGDWTSAVLESIERSGAQPISLASISSVHWSDGGLIDVDKVGAALQQRGATFLIDATHGTGVLTTDVKHLDPDFMIFPTYKWLLGPYGRAFLYVAKRHQGGIPLEQTASGRCNVRADNAVYFTDLSYVPDARRFDMGERDHFISMEMASIGMEMMADWGAPAIVQRLTMLTERIAAGARGIGVSVPKPHLRAPHVLSLAFKGGMPPGLVEGLASEGVYVAPRLGRMRVSPHVYNDEADADRFVEVLTRRLRG; encoded by the coding sequence ATGCTCCCATCACAGCGCGCCTTGTTCGAGATACCCCGCCAGATCTGCTATCTGAATGCCGCCTCCTACAGCCCGCTGCCGCTTCGAACGCTGGAGGCCGGCCGCGCCGCGGTTCTCCGCAAGGGCACGCCGTGGACGCTCGAGGCTGGTTTTGCAAACGCGCAGCACGAGCGTGCGCGCGCCGCTGCCGCCCGGCTGATCAATGCCGAGGCCGCAGATATCGCGCTGATTCCCTCGATCAGTTACGGCGTTGCGACCGCCGCTAAGATGCTGCCGATCGCCCGCGGCACGCGCGTGATCGTGTTGGAGAACGATCATTCCTCGCCGGTGCTCGAATGGCAGACGCGGGCCGAGGCGGAAGGGTTCGCCGTCGAGACGGTTCGGCAACCTGACGATGGCGACTGGACGTCGGCGGTTCTCGAAAGCATCGAACGATCCGGCGCCCAGCCGATCAGTCTGGCCTCGATCTCCTCGGTGCACTGGTCGGACGGTGGGTTGATCGATGTCGACAAGGTCGGCGCGGCACTCCAGCAGCGGGGCGCTACCTTCCTCATCGACGCGACGCACGGCACCGGCGTACTGACGACCGACGTGAAGCATCTCGACCCAGATTTTATGATCTTCCCGACCTACAAATGGCTGCTCGGCCCTTACGGCCGCGCCTTTCTCTATGTTGCGAAACGCCATCAAGGCGGTATCCCGCTTGAGCAGACCGCGTCCGGCCGCTGCAACGTGCGCGCCGATAACGCGGTCTATTTCACCGATCTCAGTTACGTTCCCGATGCGCGGCGCTTCGACATGGGCGAGCGCGATCATTTCATCTCGATGGAGATGGCCTCGATCGGCATGGAGATGATGGCTGACTGGGGCGCACCGGCCATTGTGCAACGTCTCACGATGCTGACGGAGCGGATCGCAGCGGGCGCGCGCGGCATCGGCGTCAGCGTTCCAAAACCACATCTGCGGGCGCCGCATGTATTGAGCCTCGCCTTCAAGGGCGGAATGCCGCCGGGCCTCGTCGAAGGACTGGCAAGCGAAGGCGTCTATGTTGCGCCTCGCCTGGGACGGATGCGTGTGTCGCCGCACGTCTATAACGATGAAGCCGACGCTGACCGGTTCGTTGAGGTGTTGACGCGGCGGCTGCGGGGCTGA
- the yghU gene encoding glutathione-dependent disulfide-bond oxidoreductase, producing MTDAPVIDPSAYVPPKVWTWNKESGGQFASINRPIAGATHEAELPVGRHPFQLYSLATPNGVKVTVMFEELLAAGHSGAEYDAWLIKIDGNQFGSGFVAVNPNSKIPALMDRSGPQPIRVFESGAILMHLAEKFGAFLPTAGAARAECLSWLFWQMGSAPFLGGGFGHFYAYAPTKIEYAIDRYAMEVKRQLDVLDRRLADNEFLAGHEYTIADMATWPWYGALAKGLVYGAGEFLSVHEYKNVQRWTDAIAKRPAVKRGRMVNRISGDPASQLHERNETSDFDTKTQDKIGEPAKT from the coding sequence ATGACCGACGCCCCCGTCATCGACCCGTCAGCCTACGTCCCGCCAAAAGTCTGGACCTGGAACAAAGAGAGCGGCGGCCAGTTCGCCAGTATCAACCGCCCGATCGCAGGCGCCACGCATGAGGCCGAACTACCGGTCGGCCGCCATCCGTTTCAGCTCTATTCGCTGGCTACTCCCAACGGCGTCAAGGTCACGGTCATGTTCGAGGAGCTGTTGGCGGCCGGCCACAGCGGCGCGGAATACGACGCGTGGCTGATCAAGATCGACGGCAATCAGTTCGGCAGCGGTTTTGTCGCCGTTAATCCGAACTCGAAAATTCCGGCGCTGATGGATCGCAGCGGGCCTCAGCCGATCCGCGTGTTCGAGTCCGGCGCGATCCTGATGCATCTCGCCGAAAAGTTCGGAGCGTTCCTGCCGACCGCTGGTGCGGCGCGGGCCGAATGCCTGTCATGGCTGTTCTGGCAGATGGGCAGCGCGCCGTTTCTCGGCGGCGGTTTCGGCCATTTCTACGCCTACGCGCCGACCAAGATCGAATACGCCATCGACCGCTACGCCATGGAGGTGAAGCGCCAGCTCGATGTGCTCGATCGCCGTCTTGCCGACAACGAATTTCTCGCCGGCCACGAATACACGATCGCCGACATGGCCACCTGGCCGTGGTACGGCGCGCTGGCCAAGGGCCTCGTCTATGGCGCCGGCGAATTCCTGTCGGTGCACGAATACAAGAACGTGCAGCGCTGGACCGATGCGATTGCAAAACGCCCTGCGGTGAAGCGCGGCCGCATGGTCAACCGGATCTCGGGCGATCCGGCGAGCCAGTTGCACGAGCGGAATGAGACCTCAGATTTCGACACGAAGACGCAGGACAAGATCGGAGAGCCCGCGAAGACGTAA